The genomic DNA TCCAAAAATTGAAATGGCTCCCGAAGATATAAAATTTCAATATTGTACGGAATGTATTGTATCCGGCTCGAATATTAACAAATCAGAAATTAAAGAAAAACTCCTTAAAATCGGAGATTCATTGATTGTCGCCGGTTCTCCGAATAAAATTAAAATTCACGTCCATACCAACAGTCCCGATGAAGTATTTGATATTTTACAACAATATGGAGAACTGATGAATAAGAAAATAGACGATATGAAAGCTCAGCATGTAGCGCAGTTTGAAGATTCGGAAGCAGGAAAAATCGCTATTGTATCCGATTCGTCGTGTGATTTACCTGAAGAAATATTAAAACAACATAAGATTAGGATTGTTCCTTTACGAATAAATTTTGGAACGGACTCTTACCTTGATAAAACCACAATGAACACAGGCGAGTTTTATAATATGTTCGAAGCGGCAGATGTCTCGCCCACCACCAGTCAGCCGACTCCGGCGGATTTCAAAAAAATATATGAAAGTGTAGCAGAAAAATCCAATCAGATAATATCAATTCATCTCACCGGTGCTGCCAGCGGAACCTTGCAGTCTGCTCAAGCAGTATCGAGGAATATAGCCGATACTGTCATTACCACAATTGACAGCACCACCACAAGCATCGCGTTAGGTCTTCTTGTTCGCTATGCCGCTGAATTATTGGAAGAAGGAAAATCGTATGATGAGATTATTCGATTGACCAGAAAGATGGTTCCAAATACCGAAATTATTGTTGGAATTGAGGATGTTGCGAATTTAATACGAAGCGGAAGAGTTCCTCTTTCAAAAGGTATTATAACCAGAGCGCTCAATCTACGACCGATAATCACCTTTGATGATGAAGGAAAAGGAAAACCCGTAACCGTATCATTCGGTAAAAAGGCCTTGGCGAAGAAAGTGTTCAAAACATTTATAAAAACTACTGGGGGCTTTACGAATTTAAGATTTGCGGTTGTTCACGCAAGAGCGTCAAAATCCGCCAAATGGATGGAACAGGAAATAAAATCACATTTC from Candidatus Neomarinimicrobiota bacterium includes the following:
- a CDS encoding DegV family EDD domain-containing protein, with protein sequence MKIFYLNGPRLLRALLAGSDWVISQAEYLNKINVFPVADNDTGTNMAITLKSIHTALVNSEASSIEEVSGTVADSALMGAQGNSGVILAQFFYGFSENLTGEDKIDIKTFSSAINNAIETASSAIADPVEGTILTVMNAWGKAVETASVKSQDFVDIIQKSLAEAKISLANTPKQMKLLADAGVVDSGAQGFVYFIEGIYNYIDSGNLSNLPKEVEDIKISHPKIEMAPEDIKFQYCTECIVSGSNINKSEIKEKLLKIGDSLIVAGSPNKIKIHVHTNSPDEVFDILQQYGELMNKKIDDMKAQHVAQFEDSEAGKIAIVSDSSCDLPEEILKQHKIRIVPLRINFGTDSYLDKTTMNTGEFYNMFEAADVSPTTSQPTPADFKKIYESVAEKSNQIISIHLTGAASGTLQSAQAVSRNIADTVITTIDSTTTSIALGLLVRYAAELLEEGKSYDEIIRLTRKMVPNTEIIVGIEDVANLIRSGRVPLSKGIITRALNLRPIITFDDEGKGKPVTVSFGKKALAKKVFKTFIKTTGGFTNLRFAVVHARASKSAKWMEQEIKSHFNTDDIYIIEASPALGAHAGLGTIGAAFIGEPIG